From Acidihalobacter aeolianus, a single genomic window includes:
- a CDS encoding flagellar basal body P-ring protein FlgI, translating into MFRCLHRARRFLAVGAAALALWTTAAGIAQAELVRNLATVAGVRSNQLVGYGLVVGLDGTGDQTSQTPFTIQSIENMLTRFGITLPSNVNPQLNNVAAVLVTAELPPFARPGQTIDVTVSSIGNAKSLRGGTLVMTPLHGANGQVYAMAQGNLVVGGYGAQGASGSSVQVNILSVGMVPNGATVERGVQTAFDQGNSITLDLNNPSYTTATRLANAINKIMGPGTAEALDAAAVRVNAPANRGQRVAFVSYLQNLNIHPEAPPARVVVNARTGTVIIGSSVRVLPAAVAHGNLTVTISENPQVSQPNALSRGQTAVTPNSSVKAKQAKAHAFVFKPGVSLNSIVKAINRVGATPDDLIAILEALKRAGALRAQLVVI; encoded by the coding sequence TTGTTCCGCTGCTTGCACCGCGCGCGTCGGTTCCTTGCTGTCGGTGCCGCCGCGCTTGCATTGTGGACCACCGCAGCAGGCATCGCCCAGGCCGAACTGGTGCGAAATTTGGCCACTGTCGCCGGCGTGCGCAGCAACCAGCTAGTAGGTTACGGGCTGGTTGTCGGCTTGGACGGCACGGGCGACCAGACCAGCCAGACACCGTTCACCATACAAAGCATCGAGAACATGCTCACGCGTTTCGGCATCACCCTGCCGAGCAACGTCAACCCGCAGCTCAACAATGTTGCGGCGGTGCTGGTGACCGCGGAGCTGCCGCCATTTGCCCGTCCCGGGCAGACGATAGACGTCACCGTTTCCTCGATCGGCAACGCCAAAAGCCTACGCGGCGGTACTCTGGTGATGACGCCGTTGCATGGCGCGAACGGTCAGGTTTACGCGATGGCACAGGGCAATCTCGTGGTCGGCGGTTATGGCGCCCAGGGTGCGAGCGGCTCAAGCGTGCAGGTGAACATTCTCAGCGTCGGCATGGTGCCCAACGGCGCCACCGTGGAGCGGGGTGTGCAGACCGCCTTCGATCAGGGTAACAGTATCACCCTGGATCTGAACAACCCGAGCTACACCACGGCCACGCGACTTGCGAATGCGATCAATAAAATCATGGGGCCGGGCACCGCAGAGGCGCTGGATGCTGCCGCTGTGCGCGTCAACGCACCGGCGAACCGCGGTCAGCGGGTCGCGTTTGTTTCATACCTGCAGAATCTCAATATTCACCCGGAAGCGCCTCCCGCGCGTGTCGTGGTGAATGCGCGTACCGGCACGGTGATCATCGGCAGCAGCGTGCGCGTGCTGCCCGCCGCAGTCGCCCACGGCAACCTTACTGTGACGATCTCTGAAAACCCGCAGGTCAGCCAGCCGAACGCGCTATCCCGAGGGCAGACCGCGGTCACACCGAATTCGTCCGTCAAGGCCAAGCAGGCAAAGGCGCATGCCTTCGTCTTCAAGCCAGGGGTATCGCTTAACTCGATCGTCAAGGCAATCAATCGCGTCGGCGCGACGCCGGACGACCTGATAGCGATCCTTGAGGCGCTCAAACGCGCCGGGGCCCTGCGCGCCCAGCTGGTGGTGATCTGA
- the flgJ gene encoding flagellar assembly peptidoglycan hydrolase FlgJ has product MASTYTDFQGLGQLKAAARANNPQAKAAAIKQFESVFIEMMLKAMRDATPKNPLFDNSQTSLYQNLYDHQLAINLAGHGDLGLGKLIGQSLGGQGVAQGAIPPDSSRSAPAATSAPPPSVAATGEAALPVTWPPATPADFVRAVMPYAKQAAAKIGVAPQVLVAQAALESGWGKRIPQLPDGRSSFNLFGIKAGSDWQGASVAVPTVEFNGGVLQQEKAAFRAYSSLAASFADYAKLITSQPRYQSAVAQASEPSAYLAQLQSAGYATDPAYAEKIQSILGGQHLLAIGAGIKNPANGPLT; this is encoded by the coding sequence ATGGCCTCGACTTACACGGATTTCCAGGGATTGGGGCAACTCAAGGCGGCGGCGCGGGCCAATAATCCCCAGGCCAAGGCGGCCGCGATCAAGCAGTTCGAGTCGGTGTTCATCGAAATGATGCTCAAGGCGATGCGCGACGCGACGCCGAAAAACCCTTTGTTCGACAACAGCCAGACGAGCCTGTACCAGAACCTGTACGACCATCAGCTCGCCATCAATCTGGCCGGGCACGGAGATCTGGGGTTGGGCAAGCTCATCGGCCAGTCCCTGGGCGGGCAGGGCGTTGCACAGGGCGCTATCCCTCCAGACAGTTCCAGATCTGCGCCTGCTGCGACTTCCGCTCCACCGCCATCGGTGGCGGCAACCGGTGAGGCGGCGTTGCCAGTGACCTGGCCACCGGCGACACCGGCAGATTTCGTGCGCGCGGTGATGCCGTATGCGAAACAGGCCGCGGCGAAGATCGGTGTCGCGCCGCAGGTGCTGGTGGCGCAGGCGGCGCTGGAATCGGGTTGGGGCAAGCGGATTCCGCAACTGCCTGACGGGCGTAGCAGTTTCAACCTCTTCGGCATCAAGGCCGGCAGCGACTGGCAGGGCGCCTCCGTGGCTGTGCCAACGGTGGAGTTTAATGGCGGTGTGCTGCAGCAGGAGAAGGCTGCGTTCCGGGCCTACTCTTCACTGGCTGCGAGCTTCGCAGATTACGCGAAGCTCATTACCTCGCAACCGCGTTACCAGTCGGCCGTCGCCCAGGCCTCGGAGCCGTCGGCGTACTTGGCGCAACTACAAAGCGCCGGTTATGCCACTGACCCTGCCTATGCCGAGAAAATACAGAGCATTCTGGGCGGACAACACCTGCTCGCCATAGGCGCAGGGATCAAGAATCCCGCAAACGGGCCGCTAACCTGA